The DNA sequence aaaaataaaaatagttgcTATTTCGATGGAGGTACTATGTTATTTGATTATCAAACCacagtagtactattaaagcaaaaaaaagcaattgtcaatttcttgaaaaagaaaagcataTTAGAATGAATGGCTCCGGAGCTCTTCAGTTGCATATCTTATCCATTTCTTTACATTAGTGcatcaattattaatttccaTTCCTAAACCATAACCCTTCTCTCTGAGACAGCTCTCAGCACAAAGAATGGAAGAagctgccgccgccgccttgCTTCAAGTTCTATTTGAAAGCCTCAAGAATGAGGTCTCACTTGTTCGAGGTTTCAGACTTGAAGCAGAACAGTTAACTCAGAATCTGGACATGATCCAGAAATTCTTGAGAGATGCAGATATGAGTTCCGTCTCCGGTGGGGCTGTCATGAAGTGGCTCGCGGATCTCGGAAACGTGGGGTTCAATGCTGACAACGTTTTGGATGAAATCAAATATCATCAACTCTCCAAACATGTCAAGGCGGATACAATGAAACAAAAGGTATTATCATGCTTCTCATTCTGTCTTCATATTTCACGTTCTCGAAGTATGGCTCTTCAAATCCAACAAATCAATCGGAGTTTGGGATCCATTAACACCCTGGCGACCGGTCATGGCCTCACCATGAGACTTGCTGCTGCACCGGCATTGGTTTATGCTGCTCGCGAAACTGACTCATTCTCTCTTGAtccaatttttattggaaGAGATGAGATGAGGTCAGAAATAGTTGAACAACTTACCGCTTGTATCACAACTGATGAACCTATTTCTATCCTTGCCATTGTGGGAATGGGAGGATTGGGGAAGACAACTTTGACTAAGGAAGTCTTCCATTTTATCAAAGAAAAGAATCTGTTTGGGTCACATATTTGGTGCAtgtttctcaaaattttgatcCACTCATTCTTTTCAACATAATCGTCAACGGATTGACTTCTCCTAGTCAAGTCGAAATTGGGAATAAGGAAggtgttttaaaaaaacttgaagatgttttaaaaaataaaacatatctTCTTATTCTTGATGATATTTGGAATGAAAATGTTCTCacatgggaaaaaaaatttcatcccATATTGAACCTTAGTTCTATGAAAGGTAATGCGATTGTTGTTACCACCAGAAGTATGGGCGTCGTTTCAATTATGAAACCACTTCATTATACCCATGGGCTgcaaattttatcaaatgaaGATTGTTGGTCAATTATCAAAGAAAAAACCTTTGGAAAAGGGAATGTTCCTTCAGCATTTGAGGCCTCTGGAATTAAGATTGCAGAAAAATGTAAAGGTTTGCCATTAGCTGCTAGCGTAGTTGGTGGAGTACTGTATGGTAAACCTGAAGATAAATGGCACTCAATCAAAGAGAATTGGCTTTCACGTAGTGATGAAAATGAGATCGCACAGATATTGAAGTTGAGTTTTGATAATTTGTCTCTACCATCGCTCAAAAAGTGTTTTGCATATTGTTCGACTTTTCCTAAAGGTTACGAATTTGAAACACAGAATCTGATTGAGTATTGGATGGGCGAAGGATTTCTTGAAGCTGATGGAAGCAGTGACATGGAATCTATGGGAGAAGAATTTATCTATGTTCTTCTACGCAACTCTTTACTGCAAATTGTAGAAAGAGATGCTTATGGAAATGTGAAAAGTTGTGTGATGCATGATCTTTTGCATGATCTTGCAGCTTCTGTGTTAAGAGGTTCTTttaagaaagatgaagatacCCAAGTTCGATACATGTTTCTCAAAGAAGATTCAAGTGctgttttggaaaaaaatgaaaaatatttacgCACATTATTTTCCATGTATTACATTAATGATTACATGTTCTCAAACTTCGAATCTCTTCATGTTTTAACTTTTGGAAGTTGGGAAGTAAAAGAGTTGTCAAATGAAATCAAGAAGTTGATACATTTGAGAGTTCTTGATATTGAACGAACGTCTATTGAATATCTTCCGGATTGAATAGGTGAACTCTTTTACTTGCAGACATTGAGAGCGtgtaattatgatttaaagCAAATTCCAAGTACTTTGAAGAACTTGAGAAACTTAAGGCATCtttatattaagaaaaatgtagaGTTGTTTGCCAAGATTGGTCTGTTAACTTCTCTCAGGACCCTAAAGTTTTTTAGGGTGGGCGACAAGAATGGCTTCAAAATTGAAGAGCTCGGAAGTTTGAATTGTCTCAAAGGAAAACTGCAAATTGATAACCTTGAAATGGTTTGTAACAAAGAAGAGGCTGAGAAAGCAAATCTATCTAACAAGCCAAAATTATTGGAGTTGTATTTGGGATGGCAGACTGGTAGAGAAGGTGAAACTACAAATGATGTGAATGTGTTGGAAGGCCTTCAACCTCACTCTCGTCTGGAGAAGTTGGAGATTTCTGGATTTGCAGGCAGAAGCTTTCCATCATGGGCTCGAAATATGGAAGTTGATAATGGACGTCAAGGTTCTAGGCTACCACTTAACAAGATGGTTAACATAACACTCTCCGATTGCTCAGAATGTGAAGAAATCCCAATGTTTGGGAAGTTGCCAAATCTCAAGTATCTTCGGTTGCAAAGATTGAGTAATGTGAAGTCCATAAATTCTTCGTTCTATGGATCATTGAATGATGAGACACGTACTGTTTTCCCAGCACTAGAAGATCTCGTGTTGGATACCTTGCCTAAGCTCACAGTGTTGAAGGGAATAGAATCAGTGGATGCAAGTGTTGTCAATGTATTTCCTCACCTTCAACACTTGATGATCGCGGATTGCCGTGTGTTGATGAGTTTTCCTACCCATTTTGGGTCTTCCCTCAAACATTTGAAGTTTCGTCGTATTGGCAGCTATAAGCCTTTGGCAGACATATTTCATACGGAATTAACGTTGCTAACAGATCTCTTTATAGAGGAAATACATGATGTAGAAAGTCTCCCAGGTTGGCTATTCTATAGTAATCCCAATCTCTCAAAGTTGGATATAAGGCTGTATTCCAATTTGAGAGAAATACCAGATGGTCTAGGCACCCTCAATTCTTTGAAAGAGTTGCGCATATCGGATTGCCCAAATCTGAAACGGATAGGAGATCTTGGCGTACAACAATTACAAGAAAGTCTCAGATCCCTTACAACTTTGGAGATCTATATGTGCAAGGCTTTGCTGTATTGGCCATGTGAAGTGCTTGGTTCCTCACTCAAGTATTTGGAGTTGGAGGATTTAAGTAGCCTAGAGAATCTACCCGAAATAATTGCCCGTCTCCCAAAATCCCCCGTCTAATACATTTGGCAATTGTTGGTGTTCCTCAATTCA is a window from the Salvia hispanica cultivar TCC Black 2014 chromosome 1, UniMelb_Shisp_WGS_1.0, whole genome shotgun sequence genome containing:
- the LOC125215651 gene encoding probable disease resistance protein At1g12290 isoform X2 — translated: MEEAAAAALLQVLFESLKNEVSLVRGFRLEAEQLTQNLDMIQKFLRDADMSSVSGGAVMKWLADLGNVGFNADNVLDEIKYHQLSKHVKADTMKQKNLIEYWMGEGFLEADGSSDMESMGEEFIYVLLRNSLLQIVERDAYGNVKSCVMHDLLHDLAASVLRGSFKKDEDTQVRYMFLKEDSSAVLEKNEKYLRTLFSMYYINDYMFSNFESLHVLTFGSWEVKELSNEIKKLIHLRVLDIERTSIEYLPD
- the LOC125215651 gene encoding putative disease resistance protein RGA3 isoform X1, translated to MVCNKEEAEKANLSNKPKLLELYLGWQTGREGETTNDVNVLEGLQPHSRLEKLEISGFAGRSFPSWARNMEVDNGRQGSRLPLNKMVNITLSDCSECEEIPMFGKLPNLKYLRLQRLSNVKSINSSFYGSLNDETRTVFPALEDLVLDTLPKLTVLKGIESVDASVVNVFPHLQHLMIADCRVLMSFPTHFGSSLKHLKFRRIGSYKPLADIFHTELTLLTDLFIEEIHDVESLPGWLFYSNPNLSKLDIRLYSNLREIPDGLGTLNSLKELRISDCPNLKRIGDLGVQQLQESLRSLTTLEIYMCKALLYWPCEVLGSSLKYLELEDLSSLENLPEIIARLPKSPV